The following proteins are encoded in a genomic region of Corythoichthys intestinalis isolate RoL2023-P3 chromosome 5, ASM3026506v1, whole genome shotgun sequence:
- the LOC130916279 gene encoding galactose-specific lectin nattectin-like produces MALALRSLFLLCGLTGLLTGVGSFPSRIYKDVSCPEGWTQLDCKCYIYQSEEREFADAEAVCNVLGGNMVSITSDLENAVVQELSDDDSSVWIGLYDNINEGSYFWTDGTNNDYDNFANTQPDSTSGDCVEMETSTGEWNSEFCSTSVPYVCIRDAGH; encoded by the exons ATGGCATTGGCTCTTCGCTCTCTGTTCCTCCTTTGTGGGTTGACCGGACTGTTGACAGGAGTC gggTCCTTCCCTTCAAGAATTTACAAAG aCGTGAGCTGTCCTGAAGGATGGACACAGCTGGACTGCAAGTGTTACATCTACCAAAGTGAAGAGAGGGAATTTGCAGATGCAGAG GCCGTTTGCAACGTTCTGGGTGGCAATATGGTCTCCATTACCAGTGACTTGGAGAATGCGGTTGTGCAAGAGCTGAGTGATGACGATAGTTCAGTCTGGATTGGACTATATGACAACATTAAT GAGGGAAGCTACTTTTGGACTGACGGCACAAACAATGATTACGACAACTTTGCTAATACGCAGCCTGACAGTACAAGTGGTGATTGTGTAGAGATGGAAACATCAA CTGGAGAATGGAACAGTGAGTTCTGCTCTACTTCAGTTCCCTATGTTTGCATTAGGGATGCTGGCCACTAG
- the LOC130915989 gene encoding uncharacterized protein LOC130915989 → MPEMASIDITDCCDVDVREAVELLKGSTELTADQKRSIQSVTTGWDLPVATEENRRWLTEKILFHAVLSRSKTQIKQLRKGLKATGVLDLVTQRPDTMQLLFPRSCAELHSPQLLLERIIWPAESDSDDDTDDPSLDEKCRITGYLRKYIENASSQCLQELLKFWHGWEVPPNNLYVEVVRGQMPQSSTCMETLRLPSHYTKYEDFCEALNAACFS, encoded by the exons ATGCCTGAAATGGCCTCTATTGATATCACAGACTGCTGTGATGTCGATGTCAGGGAGGCAGTTGAACTG TTGAAAGGGTCTACTGAGCTGACAGCAGATCAGAAGCGGTCCATACAGAGCGTGACAACAGGATGGGATCTTCCTGTTGCCACTGAAGAAAACAGGAGATGGCTGACTGAGAAAATTCTTTTTCATGCT GTACTTTCCAGGTCAAAAACTCAAATAAAACAACTACGAAAAGGACTCAAAGCAACAGGTGTTTTGGATCTGGTAACACAAAGACCAGACACAATGCAGTTGTTGTTTCCAAGAAGCTGTGCTGAGTTGCACTCACCACAA CTACTTCTGGAACGCATAATTTGGCCAGCGGAGTCAGACAGTGATGACGACACTGATGACCCGAGTTTGGATGAAAAGTGCCGCATCACTGGATATCTGAGAAAATACATCGAAAATG CATCCTCACAATGTCTGCAGGAGCTTCTGAAGTTCTGGCATGGATGGGAAGTTCCTCCAAATAATCTTTATGTAGAGGTTGTACGTGGACAAATGCCACAATCGAGTACGTGTATGGAGACTCTTAGGCTGCCGTCACACTATACGAAATATGAAGATTTTTGTGAGGCTCTTAACGCCGCA TGTTTCTCTTAA